The window TTGGGAACAAACCCGACGCGTTCGTGCTCCCTGATGGGTTGCAGCACCGGTTGTGGGGATCTGCCCAGCACTCGATTCGGGTGTTCGCGGTCCAGCAACAGGGCTCCCGTGGAATAGCTGCCAACCGTTCCGCTGGTGATCGGACGAGTGCAACCGTGATAGAGCATCAACCAGCCCTGGTCGCATTCGATTGGCGGCGTTCCGCTTCCGACGCGGTCGCCTTCCCAATCATGCACGCCATCCAGTACGAGTTCGTGGCGGCCCCAGTGAATCATGTCCGGCGATCGAGCCAACCAAATTTGAGGTGGGCGAAAGTGAGAGCGTGGATTCGGTCGGTGCAATGCAACAAAGTCGTCCTGGATCATTTCGGGAAACAGGACCACGTCCTTGTTCTCGCTGGGGAAGATGATCCCGTGTCGTTGAAAGTTCACCAGATCGTTCGAGGACATCAGTGCGGTCGCGGCACCCGATCGAGAAACCGCGACATAAGTGATCCAAAAAGTGTTTTCAATCTTGGTCACCCGCGGGTCTTCGATGCCGTATTCTTCCCAAGGTCCTTCCGGGAGGATCGTCGTGACAGACTGCCAACTTACTCCTTCGCGGTTTGTCGATCGAAAGAGTTGGAAATGGGAGGTGGACGTCAAACGCAAGTCACCGTTGCTTTTCATCGCAACCACTCGCGCGTCGACGATGTCCAAATCGGCGTTGTTGACCCAATCGATCTGCGTGGTACCGGATGAGGCCCACCGAGGGAGCGGCGTCCAACCTTTTCGCTGTTCCGTCGGAGCTTCCGCGACTCGGGCCATCATTACAAGATAATCGTCGACCGATGC of the Rhodopirellula baltica SH 1 genome contains:
- a CDS encoding glycoside hydrolase family 130 protein, with product MIDRQSESVILQPCDIQPSQTDLRVVGVFNPAVASVDDYLVMMARVAEAPTEQRKGWTPLPRWASSGTTQIDWVNNADLDIVDARVVAMKSNGDLRLTSTSHFQLFRSTNREGVSWQSVTTILPEGPWEEYGIEDPRVTKIENTFWITYVAVSRSGAATALMSSNDLVNFQRHGIIFPSENKDVVLFPEMIQDDFVALHRPNPRSHFRPPQIWLARSPDMIHWGRHELVLDGVHDWEGDRVGSGTPPIECDQGWLMLYHGCTRPITSGTVGSYSTGALLLDREHPNRVLGRSPQPVLQPIREHERVGFVPNVVFPTAMLDRGDALQIFYGAADACVASVQLSKQSVLDSLERIPHK